The genomic interval TAGCCGTCCTTCTCCGCGCCGAACTCACCCTGCTGGAACTCGCTGTACGCCGCCATGCCGCGGTCGCGGTACTTGCGCGCCAGCTCGTACATGGAGTGGTTCAGCGCGTGGAAGCCCGCCAGGGTGACGAACTGGAACTTGTAGCCCATGGCGCCCAGCTCGCGCTGGAACCTGGCGATGGTGGCGTCGTCCAGGTTCTTCTTCCAGTTGAACGACGGCGAGCAGTTGTAGGCGAGCAGCTTGTTGGGGAACTTCGCGCGGATGGCCTCGGCGAACTTCTTGGCCTGCGCGAGGTCCGGGGTGCTCGTCTCGCACCAGACCAGGTCCGCGTAGGGCGCGTACGCCAGGCCGCGGGAGATGGCGCAGTCCAGGCCACCGTTGAGGCGGTAGAAGCCCTCCGAGGTGCGGCCGTTCTTGCGGTCGATGAACGGGTGGTCGTACTCGTCCGCGTCGCTCATCAAGAGCTTGGCGCTGTCGGCGTCCGTGCGCGCGACGAGCAGCGTGGGCACGCCCATCACGTCGGCGGCGAGCCGCGCGGCGTTGAGGGTGCGGATGAAGTGGCTGGTGGGCACCAGCACCTTGCCGCCCATGTGGCCACACTTCTTCTCGCTGGCGAGCTGGTCCTCGAAGTGGACGCCCGCGGCGCCCGCTTCAATCATGCTCTTCATCAGCTCGAAGGCGTTGAGCGGACCGCCGAAGCCGGCCTCCGCGTCCGCGATGATGGGCGCGAACCAGTAGCGCTCACCCTTGCCCTCGGCGTGGTCAATCTGGTCCGCGCGGCGCAGGGCGTTGTTGATCTTCTTCACCACGGCGGGGACGCTGTCCACCGGGTAGAGGCTCTGGTCCGGGTACATCTGCCCGGCGGAGTTCGCGTCCGCCGCCACCTGCCAGCCCGACAGGTAGATGGCCTTCAGGCCCGCGCGGACCATCTGCACGGCCTGGTTGCCGGTGAGCGCGCCCAGCGCGTTGATGTAGTCCTCCGTGTGGAGCAGCTCCCACAGCCGCGTGGAGCCGACCTCCGCCAGCGTGTAGCTGATGGGCAGCGAGCCCCGCAGCTTCTTCACGTCCTTGTCCGTGTAGTTGCGCTTGATGCCCTCGAAGCGACGGGCGTGCAGCTTGGCGTGAGGGGAGGTGTCCGGGGTCGTCGTGGTGGCGTCGTACATCGCAGGCTCCTCGGTGAGACAGTGAAAGGTGGGTTGAAGGAACGAAGGTGTCGTCAGCGGGTGGAATCCAGGGCCGCGTAGGCGGGCAGGGTGAGGAAGTCCTCGAAGGTGGGTGAAGCGGACAGCTGCTCGAAGAGCTCGCGCGCGCGCTGGACGTGGGCGGCGCCGTACTTCGCGCTGGCGCCTTCCTTCTCCAGGCGGGCCATCTCTTCTCCGAGCAGGGACTGGAACAGCTCGGGCGTCACCTTGCGGCCGTCCTCGAGCGAGGCGCCGTGGTGCAGCCACTGCCACACCTGGGCGCGGGAGATTTCCGCGGTGGCCGCGTCCTCCATCAGGTTGTAGAGCGGCACGCAGCCCAGTCCGCCCAGCCACGCGGCGGTGTACTGGATGCCCACGCGCAGGTTGTGGCGCAGGCCCTCCTCGGTGCGAGTGCCGGAGGGGACCTTGAGCAGGTCCGCCTCGGTGATGCGCACGTCCTCGCGCTTGTTGGCGAGCTGGTTCGGGCCCTTCATGTTCGCGTCGAAGAT from Myxococcus stipitatus carries:
- the aceA gene encoding isocitrate lyase, with protein sequence MYDATTTTPDTSPHAKLHARRFEGIKRNYTDKDVKKLRGSLPISYTLAEVGSTRLWELLHTEDYINALGALTGNQAVQMVRAGLKAIYLSGWQVAADANSAGQMYPDQSLYPVDSVPAVVKKINNALRRADQIDHAEGKGERYWFAPIIADAEAGFGGPLNAFELMKSMIEAGAAGVHFEDQLASEKKCGHMGGKVLVPTSHFIRTLNAARLAADVMGVPTLLVARTDADSAKLLMSDADEYDHPFIDRKNGRTSEGFYRLNGGLDCAISRGLAYAPYADLVWCETSTPDLAQAKKFAEAIRAKFPNKLLAYNCSPSFNWKKNLDDATIARFQRELGAMGYKFQFVTLAGFHALNHSMYELARKYRDRGMAAYSEFQQGEFGAEKDGYTATRHQREVGTGYFDQVAEVISGGSASTLALHESTEAHQF